In one Ornithinimicrobium pratense genomic region, the following are encoded:
- a CDS encoding uracil-xanthine permease family protein, translated as MSAFGWKLHGDGKNLRPGDVVAPDERLSWGKTVGLGAQHVVAMFGATFVFPLIMGLNPQLAIMMSGIATIAFLLIVQGKVPSYLGTSAAFVGGVAAVISQGGTPQQVTGSIFVAGIVLTLTGILIHFMGAATLTKILPPVVTGAVVMLIGFNLAPVVANVYWPQDQWIALATMTATILLATVLPGFWGRVSVLLGLVFGYVASWLADIVTGPITAYNANTDQVDTHNRVDWSGVVDAPWLGLPPATDSAAGVVGWHLPDIQLTFVLLMLPAVVALVAENVGHVKAVAEMTGHDLDPVMGRAVAADGVGTMLATSVGGSPTTTYAENIGVMASTRVYSTAAYYVAALVAIIFGLSPKFGALVSAVPGGVLGGITVVLYGMIGLLGAKIWVENRVNFSRPINLVPVAAGIIIAIGDTSLDMGDFSLAGIALGTIVTILAYHMVALLMPASMKDDDFGTAHIADPPGGQNLQNLGLADDYGLYGHRILGRTSEGHLIVEEKAQAPTQDADPDRKDG; from the coding sequence GTGTCGGCATTCGGCTGGAAATTGCACGGGGACGGGAAGAACCTCAGACCCGGAGACGTCGTCGCACCCGACGAACGCCTGAGCTGGGGCAAGACGGTGGGCCTGGGCGCCCAGCACGTGGTCGCGATGTTCGGCGCCACGTTCGTCTTCCCCCTGATCATGGGCCTGAACCCCCAGTTGGCGATCATGATGAGCGGGATCGCGACGATCGCCTTCCTGCTCATCGTCCAGGGCAAGGTGCCCTCCTACCTGGGCACCTCGGCCGCCTTCGTCGGCGGTGTCGCCGCAGTGATCTCCCAGGGCGGCACGCCCCAGCAGGTCACCGGCTCGATCTTCGTCGCCGGCATCGTGCTGACCCTGACCGGCATCCTCATCCACTTCATGGGTGCCGCGACGCTGACCAAGATCCTGCCGCCGGTCGTCACCGGCGCGGTCGTCATGCTCATCGGCTTCAACCTGGCGCCGGTCGTGGCCAATGTGTACTGGCCACAGGACCAGTGGATCGCCCTGGCCACGATGACCGCCACCATCCTGCTCGCCACCGTCCTGCCCGGCTTCTGGGGACGGGTCTCGGTGCTGCTCGGGCTGGTTTTCGGCTATGTCGCGTCCTGGCTGGCCGACATCGTGACCGGCCCGATCACCGCCTACAACGCGAACACCGACCAGGTCGACACCCACAACCGCGTCGACTGGTCCGGGGTGGTGGACGCCCCGTGGCTGGGTCTGCCGCCGGCGACCGACAGCGCCGCGGGCGTCGTCGGGTGGCACCTGCCCGACATCCAGCTGACCTTCGTCCTGCTGATGCTCCCCGCGGTCGTCGCCCTGGTCGCGGAGAACGTCGGCCACGTCAAGGCGGTCGCCGAGATGACCGGGCACGACCTCGACCCGGTCATGGGTCGGGCTGTCGCCGCCGACGGTGTCGGCACCATGCTGGCCACCTCGGTCGGGGGGTCGCCTACCACCACCTACGCCGAGAACATCGGCGTCATGGCCTCCACCCGGGTCTACTCCACCGCGGCCTACTACGTCGCGGCCCTGGTGGCCATCATCTTCGGCCTCTCCCCCAAGTTCGGCGCCCTCGTCTCGGCTGTCCCTGGCGGCGTGCTCGGCGGGATCACCGTGGTGCTCTACGGCATGATCGGCCTGCTCGGCGCCAAGATCTGGGTCGAGAACAGGGTGAACTTCTCCCGCCCGATCAACCTGGTCCCCGTCGCCGCCGGCATCATCATCGCCATCGGCGACACCTCCCTGGACATGGGCGACTTCTCGCTGGCCGGCATCGCCCTCGGCACCATCGTGACGATCCTGGCCTACCACATGGTGGCCCTGCTGATGCCCGCCTCGATGAAGGACGACGACTTCGGCACCGCCCATATCGCCGATCCCCCTGGCGGCCAGAACCTGCAGAACCTGGGGCTCGCCGACGACTACGGCCTCTACGGTCACCGCATCCTGGGCCGCACCTCCGAGGGCCACCTCATCGTGGAGGAGAAGGCCCAGGCCCCGACGCAGGACGCCGACCCTGACCGCAAGGACGGCTAA
- a CDS encoding PucR family transcriptional regulator, translated as MDRQVSPVLPASPTSGITVSEVLRLPVMRGTTVLAGERGLDRLVATVNVMEVPDLLPWVRPRELLLTTGYPLRAHEGKDLAAWIADLDDHGLSGVAIKLARYVDELPEAALREADRRGFPVLVVPFDLGFDDVITQVLTVVINRRADTLARAEQVLQDLVGVVIAGGDLDQVCQGVVRHLARTSLVTTMDGRVLAAAGPVPERVANLPGFDPTGRFVVETEVPGVSAEFDGVHRLVARVTGARADLGRLILFREDAFTDDDNHVVGQATTAAALAITKQQAVAAVEGKYRADFLRDALLGRAGDAERVASHAGELGWDLRRPLAVLVAEAEEVPSDDPVLRTLPERFRAAWERVASTDDEAAAVAGFNQEVVVLLGVPAHDDPSAVAERVRQMAEQVHGRGGGGRRVFVTGISRTITDLADLPRAYSEARKAAQVGRRLHGDRAVTHFDALGVFRLLSQVEDRAELASFISETLGPLAAEDSEEMEDLRTTLTALLDHNLNVASTARALHFHYNSLRYRISKLERLLGPFTTDPRLRFAIMLALQARQLDHG; from the coding sequence ATGGATCGTCAAGTTTCGCCCGTGCTGCCCGCCTCCCCGACCTCCGGGATCACCGTGTCCGAGGTGCTGCGGCTGCCGGTCATGCGGGGCACCACGGTGCTGGCCGGCGAGCGGGGCCTGGACCGGCTGGTCGCCACCGTCAACGTGATGGAGGTGCCCGACCTGTTGCCGTGGGTGCGTCCTCGCGAGCTGCTCCTGACGACCGGCTACCCGCTGCGCGCCCACGAGGGCAAGGACCTCGCCGCCTGGATCGCCGACCTGGACGACCACGGGCTGTCTGGGGTCGCGATCAAGCTGGCCCGCTACGTGGACGAGCTGCCCGAGGCTGCGCTGCGGGAGGCCGACCGGCGAGGCTTCCCGGTGCTGGTGGTCCCTTTCGACCTGGGCTTCGACGACGTGATCACCCAGGTCCTGACCGTGGTGATCAACCGGCGGGCCGACACCCTGGCCCGGGCCGAGCAGGTGCTCCAGGACCTCGTGGGTGTGGTCATCGCCGGCGGCGACCTGGACCAGGTGTGCCAGGGGGTGGTGCGTCACCTCGCCCGGACCAGCCTGGTCACGACCATGGACGGCCGCGTCCTGGCGGCCGCCGGACCGGTCCCGGAGCGGGTCGCCAACCTGCCCGGATTCGACCCAACGGGCCGCTTCGTCGTGGAGACCGAGGTGCCCGGGGTGTCCGCGGAGTTCGACGGGGTGCACCGCCTGGTGGCCCGCGTGACAGGGGCACGGGCGGACCTGGGCCGGCTGATCCTGTTCCGGGAGGACGCCTTCACCGACGACGACAACCACGTGGTCGGCCAGGCGACGACGGCGGCCGCCCTGGCGATCACCAAGCAGCAGGCGGTGGCCGCGGTCGAGGGCAAGTACCGCGCCGACTTCCTGCGCGACGCCCTGCTGGGCCGGGCCGGTGACGCCGAACGGGTAGCCTCCCACGCCGGCGAGCTGGGCTGGGACCTGCGCCGACCCCTCGCCGTGCTGGTCGCCGAGGCCGAGGAGGTGCCCTCGGACGACCCTGTGCTGCGGACCCTGCCCGAGCGTTTCCGCGCCGCGTGGGAGCGGGTCGCGAGCACCGACGACGAGGCCGCGGCCGTGGCCGGCTTCAACCAGGAGGTGGTCGTCCTGCTCGGCGTCCCGGCCCACGACGACCCGAGCGCGGTCGCCGAGCGGGTGCGTCAGATGGCCGAGCAGGTGCACGGCCGGGGCGGCGGCGGCCGGCGGGTCTTCGTCACCGGCATCTCGCGCACCATCACCGACCTCGCCGACCTGCCCCGGGCCTACTCGGAGGCGCGCAAGGCGGCGCAGGTGGGGCGCCGGCTGCACGGCGACCGGGCCGTGACCCACTTCGATGCGCTGGGGGTCTTCCGGCTCCTTTCCCAGGTCGAGGACCGAGCCGAGCTGGCCAGCTTCATCAGCGAGACCCTGGGGCCGCTGGCCGCCGAGGACTCCGAGGAGATGGAGGACCTGCGCACCACCCTGACCGCGCTGCTGGACCACAACCTCAACGTGGCCTCGACCGCCCGCGCCCTGCACTTCCACTACAACTCGCTGCGCTACCGGATCAGCAAGCTCGAGCGCCTGCTCGGCCCGTTCACGACCGACCCCCGGCTCCGGTTCGCGATCATGCTGGCGCTGCAGGCCCGGCAGCTGGACCACGGCTGA
- a CDS encoding DUF2877 domain-containing protein — MQTAEARPDRARALPCAPGAHLRPAAASTLSPSWLQAQPAPTEVAAVFDQAIYLRRGQEVLPLLAPEALMLPGALRVITRADLDALRVRVGEGVLVGGGEVRTPRGGLVVRRVWRPQPVPTAPLPESARQAARAGLAGLAPLEDALAGRLAELAAVLAAGPDLEAARGLVGLGPGLTPAGDDVLCGLLLGLRASGRDRERSLLEAAMLPLLGRTTAISATLLHQAAQGYAVPPVVALLRAWHRGAGVSALTLAGRLVAGIGHTSGPALVLGLTAALAAPQSRPARHTSAPGTGPVTRTTPARTTPARPQPEPVLVAGATRGTS; from the coding sequence ATGCAGACCGCCGAGGCTCGTCCGGACAGGGCGCGAGCCCTGCCCTGCGCGCCGGGAGCGCACCTGCGGCCGGCGGCCGCCTCCACGCTCAGCCCCTCGTGGCTGCAGGCGCAGCCGGCGCCCACCGAGGTGGCCGCGGTCTTCGACCAGGCCATCTACCTGCGGCGCGGGCAGGAGGTCCTGCCGCTGCTGGCCCCCGAGGCGCTGATGCTCCCGGGCGCGCTGCGCGTCATCACCCGGGCCGACCTGGACGCCCTGCGGGTGCGGGTCGGTGAGGGGGTCCTCGTCGGCGGGGGCGAGGTCCGCACCCCCCGTGGCGGACTGGTCGTCCGGCGGGTCTGGCGCCCGCAGCCCGTCCCGACGGCACCCCTGCCGGAGTCTGCCCGGCAGGCCGCCCGCGCCGGACTGGCGGGGCTCGCGCCGCTGGAGGACGCGCTGGCCGGTCGGTTGGCCGAGCTCGCAGCGGTCCTCGCCGCCGGTCCCGACCTCGAGGCGGCCCGCGGGCTGGTCGGGCTCGGCCCTGGCCTGACCCCCGCGGGTGACGACGTGCTTTGCGGGCTGCTGCTCGGGCTGCGCGCCAGCGGCCGGGACCGCGAGCGCTCGCTGCTGGAGGCGGCCATGCTGCCGCTGCTGGGGCGCACGACCGCGATCTCGGCCACCCTGCTCCACCAGGCTGCTCAGGGGTATGCCGTGCCACCCGTCGTCGCACTGCTGCGCGCCTGGCACCGGGGTGCCGGGGTCTCCGCCCTCACCCTCGCCGGCCGTCTGGTTGCCGGGATCGGGCACACCTCCGGTCCTGCCCTCGTCCTGGGTCTGACCGCGGCGCTGGCCGCACCCCAGAGCCGTCCTGCCCGTCATACCTCCGCCCCCGGCACCGGCCCGGTGACCCGCACCACCCCCGCCCGCACCACCCCCGCCCGTCCCCAACCCGAGCCGGTCCTGGTGGCCGGCGCCACGAGAGGAACGTCGTGA
- a CDS encoding FdrA family protein: MTDSVEIRRGVYHDSVTLMQVSQQVRTAPGVHEALIGMGTELNLGLMREVGFQVPDEAGPNDLVIALRGEDEAALAAGQDKLVAVLAELHERSRATGSTTEVAPRTIGSAARRAPGGIALISTPGQYAVLDALDAVNAGLSVMLFSDNVPLADEVALKDAAAAKDVLVMGPDCGTAVVGGAALGFANVVRPGRIGLVAASGTGAQQVMALLDLAGEGISHCLGLGGRDLSSDVGGRSARQALRALAADESTAHVVIVSKPAAEEVVTELEQLAAELGVPVSWATLGRGLPDLTAAVEQTLTAVGAQAPTWPSWVPVEPRPSSAAAGGRSLRGLYCGGTLADEAMILAEEALGPISSNIPLRGAPQVSGHDTLTGHVVIDFGDDELTQGRAHPMIDPSLRLERIRQQGEDPTCGVLLLDLVLGHGAHQDPAGELAEAVSAARTAATGRGGHLPVVVALVGTEADPQGLQECARMLSTAGAHVFTSNAQAVRAALSHLGTPAPADPSTTTPTQHETGRTDR; the protein is encoded by the coding sequence GTGACTGATTCGGTCGAGATCCGCCGCGGTGTCTACCACGACTCCGTCACCTTGATGCAGGTGTCCCAGCAGGTACGCACCGCACCGGGGGTGCACGAAGCACTGATCGGCATGGGCACCGAGCTCAACCTCGGCCTCATGCGCGAGGTCGGCTTCCAGGTGCCCGACGAGGCCGGTCCCAACGACCTGGTGATCGCGCTGCGGGGCGAGGACGAGGCCGCGCTCGCAGCCGGGCAGGACAAGCTCGTGGCCGTCCTCGCCGAGCTGCACGAGCGCTCCCGCGCCACCGGCTCCACAACCGAGGTCGCCCCGCGCACCATCGGCTCCGCCGCCCGCCGCGCCCCCGGCGGCATCGCGCTGATCAGCACGCCCGGGCAGTATGCCGTGCTGGACGCCCTGGACGCCGTCAACGCAGGCCTGTCGGTGATGCTCTTCAGCGACAACGTGCCACTGGCCGACGAGGTGGCGCTCAAGGACGCTGCCGCAGCCAAAGACGTGCTGGTCATGGGCCCTGACTGCGGGACCGCGGTCGTCGGCGGTGCGGCCCTGGGCTTCGCCAACGTCGTGCGGCCCGGTCGGATCGGCCTGGTCGCGGCCTCCGGCACCGGTGCCCAGCAGGTGATGGCGCTGCTCGACCTGGCCGGGGAGGGCATCAGCCACTGCCTCGGGCTGGGTGGTCGTGACCTCTCCTCCGACGTGGGTGGGCGCTCGGCCCGGCAGGCGCTGAGGGCGCTCGCCGCCGACGAGTCCACCGCGCACGTCGTCATCGTCTCCAAACCCGCCGCGGAGGAGGTCGTCACCGAGCTCGAGCAGCTGGCCGCCGAGCTGGGGGTCCCGGTCTCCTGGGCGACGCTCGGGCGCGGGCTGCCGGACCTGACCGCGGCCGTCGAGCAGACCCTCACCGCCGTCGGCGCTCAGGCGCCGACCTGGCCCTCGTGGGTGCCGGTCGAGCCGCGTCCGTCCTCGGCGGCCGCCGGTGGCCGGTCGCTGCGTGGGCTCTACTGCGGGGGCACCCTCGCCGACGAGGCGATGATCCTCGCCGAAGAGGCTCTGGGACCGATCAGCTCCAACATCCCGCTGCGGGGGGCGCCGCAGGTCTCCGGCCACGACACGCTGACCGGCCACGTGGTGATCGACTTCGGCGACGACGAGCTGACCCAGGGACGGGCACACCCGATGATCGACCCCTCGCTGCGCCTGGAGCGCATCCGGCAGCAGGGGGAGGACCCGACATGCGGCGTGCTGCTGCTGGACCTTGTCCTGGGCCACGGGGCACACCAGGATCCCGCCGGCGAACTGGCCGAGGCGGTCAGCGCCGCCCGCACGGCCGCCACCGGCCGCGGCGGCCACCTGCCGGTCGTCGTCGCCCTGGTCGGCACCGAGGCCGATCCCCAAGGCCTGCAGGAGTGCGCCCGCATGCTGTCCACCGCTGGCGCCCACGTCTTCACCTCCAACGCGCAGGCGGTGCGCGCGGCGCTGTCCCACCTGGGCACCCCCGCACCCGCTGACCCATCCACGACCACGCCCACCCAGCACGAGACCGGGAGGACCGACCGATGA
- a CDS encoding DUF1116 domain-containing protein — MSTTEQPLRGLLTRDPSVVAAGAGIFGDALRQQAVPVTDVEWRPPMDGTSEALARVLADPRLTEANAEALRRITAAEAELVRIAPASEVLGLQRGEFLHSGPPLTWERASGPMRGALLGAMLFEGLASTAEEAEQKLAGPDISLAPCHSRGAVGPMAGVISPSMWVFELRDPVHGNVSHCSLNEGLGKVLRYGAYSEEVITRLEWMRDVLGPVLAGAVERHGPVDIRAYLPQMLQMGDEGHNRNRSATLMFLRDLLPHIVAQGDRDPADIAEVCRFVGANDHFALNLVMPACKLAMAAAKDIPGSSVVVTMARNGTDFGIQLAGTGDEWFTAPANTPEGLFLGSYGPEDANPDIGDSAITETAGMGGFVMAAAPAIVRLVGGNVDFALTTTRTMYEITLGEHPSLQVPILEFRGAPIAIDATAVARTGVLPQINTGMAGRVAGTGQVGAGLVTPPAEVFVDALRSLADRVPTRD, encoded by the coding sequence ATGAGCACGACCGAGCAGCCGCTGCGTGGCCTGCTGACCCGCGACCCGTCCGTCGTCGCCGCCGGCGCCGGCATCTTCGGCGACGCCCTGCGCCAGCAGGCGGTGCCGGTGACCGACGTCGAGTGGCGTCCGCCGATGGACGGCACGAGCGAGGCACTGGCCCGGGTCCTGGCCGATCCCCGGCTCACGGAGGCCAACGCGGAGGCGCTGCGGCGCATCACCGCCGCCGAGGCCGAGCTGGTCCGGATCGCCCCGGCCAGCGAGGTGCTGGGCCTGCAGCGCGGCGAGTTCCTGCACAGCGGCCCGCCGCTGACCTGGGAGCGGGCCTCCGGCCCGATGCGCGGCGCTCTCCTCGGGGCCATGCTCTTCGAGGGCCTGGCGTCCACCGCCGAGGAGGCGGAGCAGAAGTTGGCCGGGCCGGACATCAGCCTGGCCCCCTGTCACAGCCGTGGTGCCGTCGGACCGATGGCCGGTGTCATCTCCCCATCGATGTGGGTCTTTGAGCTGCGTGATCCGGTGCACGGCAACGTCTCCCACTGTTCCCTCAACGAGGGGCTGGGCAAGGTGCTGCGCTACGGCGCCTACTCCGAGGAGGTCATCACCCGCCTGGAGTGGATGCGTGACGTCCTGGGCCCGGTGCTGGCCGGCGCCGTCGAACGGCACGGCCCGGTAGACATCCGGGCCTACCTGCCCCAGATGCTGCAGATGGGCGACGAGGGTCACAACCGCAACCGCAGCGCGACGTTGATGTTCCTGCGCGACCTGCTGCCGCACATCGTCGCCCAGGGCGACCGGGACCCGGCCGACATCGCCGAGGTCTGCCGCTTCGTCGGCGCCAACGACCACTTCGCACTCAACCTGGTCATGCCCGCCTGCAAGTTGGCGATGGCCGCGGCCAAGGACATCCCCGGCTCCTCGGTCGTGGTCACCATGGCCCGCAACGGCACCGACTTCGGCATCCAGCTGGCCGGCACCGGCGACGAGTGGTTCACCGCCCCGGCCAACACCCCGGAGGGGCTCTTCCTCGGTTCCTACGGGCCCGAGGACGCCAACCCCGACATCGGTGACTCGGCCATCACCGAGACCGCCGGGATGGGCGGCTTCGTGATGGCTGCCGCACCGGCGATCGTCCGCCTGGTCGGCGGGAACGTCGACTTCGCGCTGACCACGACCCGGACCATGTACGAGATCACCCTCGGGGAGCACCCCTCCCTGCAGGTGCCGATCCTGGAGTTCCGCGGCGCCCCCATCGCCATCGACGCCACCGCCGTCGCCCGCACCGGCGTCCTGCCGCAGATCAACACCGGCATGGCCGGTCGGGTCGCCGGCACCGGTCAGGTCGGCGCGGGTCTGGTCACCCCACCGGCCGAGGTCTTCGTGGACGCCTTGCGATCCCTGGCCGACCGCGTGCCGACGCGGGACTGA
- a CDS encoding uracil-xanthine permease family protein encodes MRRAVPLGLQHVMVMMASNVTIPVILATAIGASPEDTAFLVQVALLVAGISTLLQTLGIGPVGARLPIVQGTSFGFLVVSIPLAQQYGLGAVFGGALFAGVVQVFFGAVFSKIRRFFPPLVAGIVVLVIGIGLIPTGIQLFAGGAGSEDLGSVRNFAVATFVLVAILVLYRFGRGFIGAAAVLIGIIAGYVLASGLGMVDWGRVNSAAWFSAPQPLQFGLEFPAAALIAMGAMAIATSIETVGDISALTKAGDQRQPTTREMRGGLMGDGVGTALAALFSALPNTSFSQNVGLVAFTGVMSRFVVTIGAGFLVLSGFVPKLAMIIAVIPASVIGGAAVVMFGMIISAGISLLTTRPLTQNDLIIIAVSVVVGQGFAWRPEIAANLPENVAALMTSGIVPAAAIAIVLYSMKPKGERLLDVDAPLAGHFAEDEEPAAATDVDGPAPRTTTQEDDR; translated from the coding sequence CTGAGGCGGGCCGTGCCCCTAGGCCTGCAGCACGTCATGGTCATGATGGCCAGCAATGTGACGATCCCGGTCATCCTGGCCACAGCCATCGGTGCCAGCCCGGAGGACACGGCCTTCCTGGTGCAGGTGGCGCTGCTCGTCGCGGGGATCTCCACGCTCCTGCAGACCTTGGGCATCGGCCCGGTCGGCGCCCGGCTGCCGATCGTGCAAGGGACCAGCTTCGGCTTCCTGGTCGTCTCCATCCCGCTGGCCCAGCAGTACGGACTGGGCGCGGTCTTCGGCGGGGCGCTCTTCGCCGGTGTCGTCCAGGTGTTCTTCGGGGCGGTGTTCAGCAAGATCCGCCGGTTCTTCCCGCCCCTGGTGGCCGGGATCGTCGTGCTCGTCATCGGCATCGGCCTGATCCCCACCGGCATTCAGCTCTTCGCCGGTGGCGCCGGCTCGGAGGACCTGGGCTCGGTCCGCAACTTCGCCGTGGCCACCTTCGTGCTCGTCGCGATCCTGGTGCTGTACCGGTTTGGGCGCGGTTTCATCGGCGCCGCTGCGGTCCTGATCGGCATCATCGCGGGGTATGTGCTCGCTTCCGGCCTGGGGATGGTCGACTGGGGCCGGGTGAACTCGGCCGCCTGGTTCTCGGCGCCCCAGCCGCTGCAGTTCGGGCTGGAGTTCCCCGCCGCGGCGCTCATCGCCATGGGCGCGATGGCGATCGCCACCTCGATCGAGACCGTCGGCGACATCTCAGCGTTGACCAAGGCCGGTGACCAGCGTCAGCCGACGACCCGCGAGATGCGCGGCGGCCTGATGGGCGACGGGGTCGGCACGGCCCTCGCCGCCCTCTTCAGCGCGCTGCCCAACACCTCGTTCTCCCAGAACGTGGGCCTGGTCGCCTTCACCGGCGTCATGAGCCGTTTCGTGGTGACGATCGGGGCCGGCTTCCTCGTGCTGTCTGGGTTCGTGCCCAAGCTGGCGATGATCATCGCGGTCATCCCGGCGTCGGTCATCGGCGGGGCTGCGGTGGTGATGTTCGGCATGATCATCTCGGCCGGCATCAGCCTGCTGACGACGCGCCCGCTGACCCAGAACGACCTCATCATCATCGCCGTGTCCGTCGTCGTCGGCCAGGGGTTCGCCTGGCGGCCGGAGATCGCGGCCAACCTGCCGGAGAACGTCGCCGCGCTGATGACCTCGGGCATCGTGCCCGCCGCGGCGATCGCCATCGTGCTCTACTCGATGAAGCCCAAGGGGGAGAGGCTGCTCGACGTGGACGCCCCACTGGCCGGGCACTTCGCCGAGGACGAGGAGCCTGCCGCCGCGACGGACGTCGATGGCCCAGCACCCCGCACCACCACCCAGGAGGACGACCGATGA
- a CDS encoding amidase yields the protein MTNTALHEMGLLELRDRLHAREVSAREVVEDHLARIEQVNPALNAVVTVEAEAALAGADKADRLAAGGGDLPPLHGIPMTHKDTLATKGIRTTSGSPLLTDQVPEHSDLIIERLWAGGVICTGKNNVPEFAAGSHTYNPVFGATGNPFDTSRSVGGSSGGAAAVLAARVQPLADGTDMGGSLRNPAAWCNVVGLRPSPGVVPTVPAANPETWLSRTGLMARSVDDLALGMSVVAGPHPASPLASPLPPEAFAALLDDAGPADLSGVRVGVSIDLGVGVPVAPEVRRAMLEQAEVLASLGATVEESAPRLADADEVFDVQRAFEMATNLRRLVREHSDDGTLKPEVIWNVGHGLQMGAEQLMSAAEARGRLDAAVREWFGQWDLLLTPTVQVMPFPTEQTWPREIDGVQLETYVEWMRSCSVISATRCPAVSVPAGFVDGLPVGMQLVAAPYADDRLLRLARVYERATRHAEVAPQP from the coding sequence ATGACCAACACTGCCCTGCACGAGATGGGACTCCTCGAGCTGCGTGACCGGCTGCACGCCCGGGAGGTGAGCGCGCGCGAGGTTGTGGAGGACCACCTGGCCCGGATCGAGCAGGTCAACCCCGCGCTCAACGCGGTGGTCACCGTGGAAGCGGAGGCCGCTCTCGCCGGCGCCGACAAGGCCGACCGCCTCGCCGCCGGCGGCGGAGACCTGCCACCGCTACACGGCATACCGATGACGCACAAGGACACCCTGGCCACGAAGGGGATCCGCACCACCAGCGGGAGCCCGCTGCTGACCGACCAGGTGCCCGAGCACAGCGACCTGATCATCGAACGGCTGTGGGCGGGGGGTGTCATCTGCACCGGCAAGAACAACGTGCCGGAGTTCGCGGCCGGCTCGCACACCTACAACCCGGTGTTCGGCGCGACCGGCAACCCCTTCGACACGAGCCGCTCGGTCGGCGGGTCCTCCGGCGGCGCCGCGGCGGTCCTCGCGGCTCGCGTCCAGCCCCTGGCCGACGGGACCGACATGGGCGGCTCGCTGCGCAACCCGGCTGCCTGGTGCAACGTCGTGGGGCTGCGGCCCAGCCCGGGCGTGGTGCCGACCGTGCCCGCGGCCAACCCCGAGACCTGGCTGAGCCGGACCGGGCTGATGGCCCGGTCCGTCGATGATCTGGCGCTCGGCATGTCGGTCGTCGCCGGTCCGCACCCGGCCAGCCCGCTGGCCAGCCCGCTGCCGCCGGAGGCGTTCGCCGCGCTGCTCGACGACGCGGGGCCCGCGGACCTGTCCGGCGTGCGCGTCGGGGTGAGCATCGACCTCGGCGTCGGGGTGCCGGTCGCGCCCGAGGTGCGGCGCGCCATGCTCGAGCAGGCGGAGGTGCTGGCCTCGCTCGGCGCGACCGTGGAGGAGTCGGCGCCGCGGCTGGCCGACGCCGACGAGGTCTTCGATGTCCAGCGGGCCTTCGAGATGGCCACCAACCTGCGCCGCCTGGTGCGCGAGCACAGCGACGACGGCACGCTCAAGCCAGAGGTCATCTGGAATGTGGGCCACGGCCTGCAGATGGGCGCCGAGCAGCTGATGTCCGCCGCGGAGGCCCGCGGCCGGCTGGACGCCGCCGTGCGCGAGTGGTTCGGGCAGTGGGACCTGCTCCTCACCCCCACCGTGCAGGTCATGCCGTTCCCGACCGAGCAGACCTGGCCCCGGGAGATCGACGGGGTGCAGCTGGAGACCTACGTGGAGTGGATGCGCTCCTGCTCGGTCATCTCCGCCACCCGGTGCCCGGCCGTGTCCGTGCCCGCCGGCTTCGTCGACGGGCTCCCGGTCGGTATGCAGCTCGTCGCCGCGCCCTACGCCGACGACCGGCTGCTGCGCCTGGCGAGGGTCTACGAGCGCGCCACTCGGCACGCGGAGGTCGCGCCGCAACCCTGA